From Arachis stenosperma cultivar V10309 chromosome 2, arast.V10309.gnm1.PFL2, whole genome shotgun sequence, one genomic window encodes:
- the LOC130962747 gene encoding uncharacterized protein LOC130962747, whose product MANLANTMEANAAATLQAVQRLGQPTGNGNGNGNGEGNTNDNAEGNGDNTGGIPMTLATFLKVHPPTFRGSADPIEVDHWFQAIERALQAQHVPLNQYVEFAAYQLAGEAQPWWQAECRLLQLQNTDIPWEVFQTAFYKKYFPESAREAKEMELMQLKQGFMSVAEYTNKFEELCRFSRVCQGDPETFESWRCIKYQRGLKDNIMTAVAPMEIRIFSDLVNKARVVKEYAKTVAASKDTHGGSSSRGRGKYFHPRGQSFKRGGYTPQGQGGFRKNNQNQFQYAKGRGNQSKSSLDLACDRCGRFHPYDSCKIGLGGCFKCGLPGHIARDCPRGRN is encoded by the coding sequence ATGGCGAATCTCGCTAACACCATGGAAGCTAATGCTGCTGCGACTCTGCAAGCAGTGCAGAGATTGGGCCAACCGACTGGGAATGGCAACGGAAATGGGAATGGCGAAGGAAATACCAATGATAATGCTGAGGGTAACGGCGATAACACAGGAGGAATTCCGATGACCTTGGCGACGTTCCTCAAGGTTCATCCTCCAACTTTCCGAGGATCCGCAGATCCTATTGAAGTGGACCACTGGTTCCAGGCTATAGAGCGTGCTTTACAGGCGCAACATGTTCCTCTCAATCAATATGTAGAGTTTGCCGCTTATCAGCTAGCAGGAGAGGCCCAACCCTGGTGGCAAGCTGAGTGTCGTTTGCTACAGCTTCAGAACACCGACATTCCATGGGAGGTGTTCCAAACGGCTTTCTACAAGAAATACTTTCCTGAGTCTGCAAGGGAAGCAAAGGAGATGGAGCTAatgcagctgaagcaaggttTCATGTCTGTGGCAGAGTACACCAACAAGTTCGAAGAGCTTTGTAGGTTTTCTCGGGTATGTCAGGGTGACCCGGAGACTTTCGAGAGCTGGAGATGCATTAAGTACCAAAGGGGCTTGAAGGACAACATTATGACTGCTGTGGCTCCTATGGAGATCCGTATCTTCTCCGACTTGGTGAACAAAGCAAGGGTAGTGAAGGAGTATGCCAAGACAGTGGCGGCATCTAAGGACACTCATGGAGGGAGCTCTAGTCGTGGGCGTGGCAAGTATTTTCATCCTAGAGGACAAAGCTTCAAAAGAGGGGGATATACTCCTCAAGGCCAAGGGGGCTTCAGAAAGAACAATCAGAATCAGTTTCAGTATGCTAAAGGAAGAGGAAATCAGAGTAAGAGTTCTCTGGATTTAGCTTGTGATCGTTGTGGACGTTTTCACCCTTATGACTCATGTAAGATTGGTTTAGGTGGTTGCTTCAAGTGTGGGTTACCTGGCCACATTGCGAGGGATTGCCCTCGTGGGAGGAATTAG